The genomic DNA GGATCCAATTCCCCTGATATGCCTGGTGGCTGCCTGGCacagggcacccaggggtgagTAGCATCCGATTCCCCCAATACACTCGTGACCAGGATGGGGCTCCGCAGGGCATGTGGGGTCTGATCCCCTTGATACACCCAGTGCCAGCTGGGCATACAACTCCCTGGGGCATGTGGGGTCGTCCAGTCCAAACTCAACTTCACAGATACACCCAGCACCCACCTGGGACATGATCCGCAGGGTGTGTGGGTTCCGACCCCCCAAGATACACCCAGCGCTGTCCAGGATGGGGCTTCCTGGGGCGCTCGGGTCTGACCCcccctgaaacacctggcaccTGCTCAGGATGTGGAGCACTGGGGTCTGATCCCCCCAGATACACCTAGCGCTGCCCAGGACGGGGCTCCCTGGGGCATGTGGGTCTCATCACCCCCCTCCCCTAGatacacccagcacctgcccagGATGGGGCTCCCTGGGGAGCTGAGGTCTCTGCTCACCTAGGGGCTCCGTGCAATGAGCCAGGTGGGTTCTCAGCACCATCAGTGTCACTAGCAGAGCCCCAGCCCAGCGGCTCCCGGCCCCCAGGATCCGACCCGCCCCCATCGCTGCTCAGGAGGGAGAGACCTGGAAACTCCTCGGGACCCCCCAGACTGAGACCTTCTCTgtccggctccaagcaccagccccGGGATACTGCCCACGGCCCCGGGGATTGGGCACCCCCAGCCCAGTGGCCAGTcagcactggggctgggcagCATCATCAGTTGGCAGGCAGAGCCGGCCCCAGCAGGGCTCGGTTCCCTACTTCTCCCTCATAGGGGGCAGATCAGGGCCTGGGGTCGGGCTGCAGGACTCGCCTGGTGCCTGCCATGGCGccggggcagctggagagcagggccagcccagggaccagcccctgtcacggagtgtgggggagtccggccctgcacccctcttcctgggacccacagtgactctcagccagccagtaaaacagaaggtttattggacaacaggaacacaggttacagcagggctcgcaggcacagtcaggacccctccaccgagtccttctgggctttcagggtgcttggatcctagctaggataccctgaattccacccacacagccccaagcccaaactcaaactgcttccctcctgccactcccttcctttgtccccttcccgggcaaaggtgttgacctttcccctcccttacctagctcaggttacaggctctggcatcgtccatctcctaaagtcctcccctgctctcccactccccacacagacagtccctactgcatcacatctctccccccttcgagactgaactgagcggggtcactctgcccagtgacctggggaagttcagggtcccctctccgggacaacgcgtccgctgtcaggttggcacttcccttcacatggaccacgtccatgtcatagtcctgcaggagcaggctccacctcaggagcttggcattggctcctttcatctggtgcagccaggtcaggggagagtggtcggtgtacacggtgaagtgtcgcccaaagagatatggctctagcttcttaagggcccacaccatggccaggcattccttctcgatggccgcgtagctttgttcccggggtagcagcttcttactcaggtacacgatagggtgtctctcccccttttcatcctcctgcattaacaccgcccccagtcccgtgtctgaggcatcggtgaacaccataaagggtttgtcaaaatctgggtttgccagaactgggtcgctaaccagagcctccttcagcgcccggaaagcctcctggcactgctcagtccagatcaccttgtctggcttcccctttttgcacagttcggtgatggggccggctatggcactgaagtggggcacaaaccttcgatagtaccccgccatcccaataaaggcctggacctgctttttggtttggggagcaggccagtctctgatcacctccaccttggctggttccggcttcaggcagccgctccccacccgatggcccaggtaagatacttcagccatccccaccttgcacttctcagcctttactgttaacccagcctttcggagtcggtccaggacttgtttaacctgggacacgtggtcctcccaggtctggctgaagacgcagatgtcgtcaatatacgccacggcaaaactctccatccccctcagtagctgatccaccaggcgctggaaggtggccggcgctcccttgaggccgaagggcagggtcaaaaactcatagagccccagcggggtgataaaggccgatttcagcctggcatctgcgtccagcggcacttgccagtagcctttggtaagatccatagtggtgaggtaccgtgcacctcccagcttgtctaggagctcgtcaggcctgggcatagggtaggcatcagatacggtgatggcattgagctttcgatagtccacacagaaccggattgacccatccttcttgggaaccagcactactggcgaggcccaagggctggaagacggctggatcacccccaaagccagcatgtccctgacctctctttcaagatcctgggcagttttaccagtgacccgaaaaggggagcatcttataggggggtgtgaccccgtctccacccggtggacagtcaaattagtgcgtccaggctggttggaaaacagctgtcggtacagatgcagcacccctctgatctcagcgtgctggcccggggtcagttgctcagagaggggaatcgcctccaggggggaaccagcttttgtcccagggaatagatccactaaggggtcatctccctgcccctcccaatgtccacacacggccaacaccacattccccctgtcatagtatggtttcatcatgttcacatggtacacccgacggtgatgtgcccggtttgacagctccaccacatagtttacctcattcagttgcttgataaccttgaagggcccttcccaggcggcctggagtttgtttctcctcacggggataagaaccatcacctgatccccggtggcgaaggcacgggctcgtgctgtgcggtcataccagaccttctgcctcctctgggctcgggccagattctccctggccaggcccatgagctcggccagtctttaccggaaggtcaggacatactccaccactgactctccctcggaagaggccttcccctcccattcgtccctcatcaggtctaggggccccctcacccgccttccatacaacagttcgaaaggtgaaaacccggtagattcctggggtacctccctgtacgcaaacagcaggtgaggtaagtacttgtcccaatcttgcagatgctggttcataaatgtttttagcatcatattcagcgtcccgttgaacctttctaccagcccgttggactgggggtgatacgctgaggcccagttgtgctggaccccacatttctgccataaggaccggagcagggccgacatgaagttggacccctggtccgttaagacctccttggggaaccccacccggctgaaaattgtcagcagcgcatctgccactgtgtctgcttcgatagaggacaaggccaccgcctcggggtagcgagtggcaaaatccaccaccaccaggatgtatttcttccctgaccgggtcatcttgctgagaggtcccactatgtccatggccaccttctggaaaggctcttctatgatgggtaaaggcctcaaagccgctttccccttgtcccgggccttccccaccctctggcaggggtcacaggattggcagtactgtcggacatgggtaaagaccccaggccagtaaaagttctgtagcagcctctgcctggtgcgccggattccctggtgccctgcgagagggatgtcatgggccaggtacaacagcttgtgacggaacttctggggaaccaccagctgcctcctgatcccccatgactctacttcccctgggggagcccattctcggtacaggaaccccttctcccacaggaacctctccttgcaacctctcctcatggtctgtaccgcactaaggtcagcccggtccctgtgcttccgcaaggagggatctttctgcaactcggcctggaactcagcagctgggacaggaatggggaccggctctctcttgctggctgggtctgaggccgcagcctctctgtaccgtgcccctgggcgttccccgctccctgagttagggtcctgcacctcaggtcgagtaccttccccgttttcggggtgcagtgccatttgccgactctgactacgagtcacgaccagggcactctgggtgttactaggccagtcctcaaggtcccctcccattaacacgtcagtgggcaaatattggtgtacccccacatctttggggccctccttggccccccatttcaggtgtacccttgccacgggtaccttgaatggggtcccgcccacgcccatcagggtcaggtaggtgtcgggcaccatccgatctgaggccaccacctcgggccgggccagcgtcacctctgcgcccgtgtcccagtacccagtgaccttcctcccatccacttccagggaaacaatgcactctttccggaggggcagccccgcgcccacccggtaaaccaaaaacccggaaccgggagcatccataggtggtatgttgccaacccccctttcctgggaatgtagcccctcctccgattgggtttttacccagtccaccctctgcgggttgggtctgcttggtctgtccctgagcttggggcattgggcccgtatgtgacctcgttggccacagcgatagcagcccatatctcgtgggtccccttgagtgggtcggagggacctgccgctggatgttccccttttgggggggttctccataggccccctttgggaggtcccatgttgactctctctctgcgttgaggcaggcctgctccttcgagactcctccctgccatcccctgcccgactgtccacaaattggtcggccagctggcctgcatgctgtgggttctccggcttctggtccatcaaccacagcctcaggtcggacgggcactgctcgtacaggtgctccagtatgaataggtcaagcaggtcctctttagtttgggccccagctgtccacttgcgggcatacccctgcgcccggttgaccagttgtaggtatgtgacctcacgggttttacgctggctccggaactttttccggtacatctcaggagtcagcccaaactcgcggagcagggcctgtttgaacagttcatagtcccctgcctccgcccctttcagtcggctgtacacctccacggctgtggagtccagtaagggggtgagaactgcaatcctgtctgcagggtcaaccctgtgcagctcgcaggcattctcaaaggccgtcaggaaggtatctatgtcctccccctccttacgccggggcagcaagtgcttatcaaagctctttgtaggcttgggtcccccctcactcaccgcagctggagcctcactgctcctcagccgggccaggtccagctcatgtttacgctgtttctccttctcctcccactcacgctggcgctggttctcctcatgtttacgctggttctcctcatgtttacgctggttctcctcatgttcacgctgtttcgccttctcctccagctctcgcctctttaactcgagctcctcccgtctcagctccctttcatattccagctgcatccgctccacggatgccgagcgttgccgggaggatcccttgctggggggtgagcttcgccgggcagatcccctgctggccgggggtgtcacggtgccctcggtatacactgggctcctccccgcccttcctctacgcctaggaagggggggtctcgggaagccctcgtccgccagctgaccactcccagcggggacagacactggtgcctgcgctgcatctgctcggctgcttccctcagagacagggctccgttcattcatgcggtctccctcctccagctgggcaatcagctggtccttggtgcgtctccctgggtgcagccccctctgcttacacagctctagcaggtcacacttgcgccgcttggcatacatcttcctgctgaccactcacaggctggggtgctcgccgctccccacggtttccagggggacccctagtgcaccagcccttcttgaggtcaccacctctctgccagggtcgagctgcagactcctccgcccctgggaccgctcgctgcaatcccccgggggaccctgttactgcaaagtccttctcactgggcacacactcccaggggttaaccaccccttcgttttactgctccccagtcacttactgcaggaagcgccgtccacggggtgcagtatatcccaccactgccaccagttgtcacggagtgtgggggagtccggccctgcacccctcttcctgggacccacagtgactctcggccagccagtaaaacagaaggtttattggacaacaggaacacaggttacagcagggctcgcaggcacagtcaggacccctccaccgagtccttctgggctttcagggtgcttggatcctagctaggatcccctgaattccgcccacccagccccaagcccaaactcaaactgcttccctcctgccactgccttcctttgtccccttcccgggcaaaggtgttgacctttcccctcccttacctagctcaggttacaggctctggcatcgtccatctcctaaagtcctcccctgctctcccactccccacacagacagtccctactgcatcacatcccCCAccagagcagggcccccagcaatGGGCCTGGGACCCCCCGTTTCCTTCCCCTGGTAACTTGACCCTCTCCTGCCGGCTGGGGCAGGATGGGTGTGGGGGTCTTTGGTTTGTTGGGGGTAAATTTAGTCCTGGGGAAGGTTTGGGGCTGGCCCCACAAGTAGAAGTTCTGAGCTTCCCCCTCCGCCACCTTCATGGGCCTGAGCCGTGCCACCCCCCTAGACCCCACCAGAGCGGGGGCTCAGTCTCCGTGGGTCAGGTACAGCTCGGCCTCCCAGCTGCTCCCACCATTGATCTCCCTAAGGGGCTTCTCTGGCCCCAGTGCCACGTCCGCACCTGGGACAAACTCCCCCTGGCGTTGCAGCTGCACCCGCACTGCTCCGGGCCCCGCTGTGCGCACACAGCCGGCGGGAACTGGCGTCTGGCTGGGAATTtgcagtactgccaaccccaaatgcTCCAAAATTATGAGATTGGCTGTAAAATCCTGAGTTTATGTAACAATACCAGCTGTGAGGTTGTCACAGagtttgggggagtcagggccctgcacccccggcttcctgtgattctctgtgactcagccagccagtaaagcagaaggtttatttagatgacaggaacacagtctaaataACAGACAGGTTtcgcaggtacagacaacaggacccctcaggtccatcttgggggggggggcccagggaggccagagccccgtcTGGGCTCCCcttcatttccccagccagctccaaactgaaaccccctccagcccctcctctgatctctttgttctccaacccCTTCCGTTGGCACCTTgccggggaggggcccaggccatcagtggccAGGAGGCAGAGTGTCggtcattctctgtgcagacaccttcacacctgccctctagggctctgcaacaatcacacacccctaGACACTCGAgcaatgcataggggaaactgaggcacccacacagcactcagagaaaacattaagaacagtcccacctTGTCACAGAGGTtctctttatttgccttctgctcttTGAGCCATCAGGGTACCTGGGGGTCAGAGGTgttacaccccctcccccattgcacAACTGTATAGGTCAGAGCTATGACCCATGGGAGTAGTTTGATGGAGCAGGGGGGCCATTGTCCCCCCCAAACTGCAAACATTGGACAGGCACAGAATTTGCGCCCCCCCATGCATGGCCCCGTTGGCCTGACTGAAGCTGCACTGCCAAATATGGAAGTCAAACAACGCCTATGGTgtgacccccccaaaaaaatcatgagtcaggctcaccaaaagtCCTGCAATGATGTACAAATACCAGCTGTGTCTTGAGTCCTCAGGGCACCCAGGGGTCCCACTCTGAAGCTCTCCCCACAGGCCTGAGGGCTGgacactcactttgtctctcagAATGAGGCTGAAATCCTCCCAGACCCacatgactcctggagctggggctttaggaaAACACAATAATTATCCTGACTCGTGACACAATCCTGCGAGCCAGGAACCCTGAACTTCTTCATCTCCCCTCTCTGCGAGGCtcagtgctgctgctctgcccGGTAACAGCCTGGTCGGCGCAGGGATTTCTGCCATtgggtgggggccctgggccaggctcccctggccaatgccgggtgctgcccccaacacctccccCCGGGTGTGACATGTGCCCCCCCGGCCCCCTAGTGCTGccggccctgcacccagcccagtGCCGGGGAGAGGAGATGGGCGTAGGACGGGGCCTCCCcatggcccagctggccctgctcaCCCTGCTGGCCCTGCCGGGTGCCGGGGCAGTGACAGGTAcgggtggggcagggactgtgacaCCTGGGcgagaggaggggcagcttcaccCCCATAGCGCCCGGCTCCCCCCCAGAGAGGAGACAATGGGGGGGCTCATGGGGTGAGCCAGATttggggggagctgcagggaggagggTCTCATCCAATAGtaggcaggggatggggtgggcagggcaggaagggggggcTGATCTGGATGGGGTGAAGGAACGAGGGTCTCATCCCCATGgcagggagggctggaggggaggcCGGCACAGGGGCAGCAGAAGAATCGTGAGGAAGTCGCTGTGGTCTGAGTACAACACAGCCCTGCCCTAGGGGTGCAGCCCCCTTTCCTACAGGGACTCGGGGGCTGACCCGTCCCAGGGGGGTGCCAGGCACAAGGGGGGTTAGGGAACGTTCCCCAAAGAGCCGCGCCAGGGCCAGACCCTGCTGAGCAGTGAGTGAGTCTGTGCAAAGCAGAGAGCCCCTGGCCCCGCTCCCCGGCCTGGCCCCattgtcccccttccccccagggctcagacccatggggcggggggtgctctgtggggccgACTCTCCTCGGCTAGTGGTGGCGGGTTCCCTCCTTTGCAGTCGGTCGGTGAGATCCTGCCGGGCGAGCTGGGGTCAGTGAATGACTCCCTACGATgcaggtgcccaactcccttgGGCCCTGGGGACTCCCAGCCTCAGCCCGGAGCCAGACCTCTCCCCCTTGGAGTGTGTCTGACCCCCCAGCGCAGCTTTAATGTCTCTGGCTGGGGAGTTCCGGGGTCTCCCAGTGATCGACCCTGGGGGGTGAGTGTCGGGGGCCAGAGACTGAAATTGCCCCAAGAACCAGGTCATGGTGACTCTGGGACACGGAACCAGCCCCACGCACAGACGGGAGAATGAAATGtcctgcagctgcagcccccaACTCCCCCCAGGAGCTGCTTTGGCTGGGTCACGTCCCCACTTGCCAGCGGAGCCGGGTTTGCTCTGGTCACTGCTCGGCTGGGAGACGTGACTGGAAACCAGGGAACTGAGCAGGGGTCAGCAGGAGGGTCTCTGCTCTCTCAGTCCTTGCACCAGGGCAGCCCTAGGGGgcctgtgctgggggcaggggcaggggcagggacggGGACGCtttcccctggcagtcagtgctggccccagagCCCCACCGTGATGCCGGGGGGCACCGTGCTCCATGCATCTGCCTTCCCCTGACACCGGGGAGCCCTAGTGCGAATGTCACAGcccgggagctggggggctgcactgctgggggaagcacTGAGACCCCCTCCGCCGGGGTGAGGAGCAGCCCCCCCAGGTGGCCGGTACTGACGTCCGTCTCCCCGTAGCGGAGAACATGCTCTCCCAGGTGGCCTTCTACCAGCGCACGGACCCGGCCCAGCGGGAGGCCGGGGAGTTCATGTTCGAGTTCGACCAGGACGAGATCTTCCACGTGGACCTGGAGAGGAAGGAGACCGTCTGGCGCCTGCCCGACTTCGGCAAGTTCACCAGCTTTGAGGCGCAGGGCGCCCTGGGCAACATGGCCGTGCTGAAGAAGAACCTGGAGATCATGATCCAGAGGTCCAATCGCACGCGGGCCCAGACCGGTACGGCATGGGGGTCTGGGGGCACCTTTCCCGCCAGGGGCCTGACCTGTCCCCCGACCTTCCCCGCCAGGGacctgagccctcaccccacctTTTTATCCAGAGACCCCTTCTGTCTCTGCCCCACGGTCCCCTGCTCACACACCCACCCAGCCCAATACCAGacccccctcagctcccctcccagtCCCTGAGggattctctcccctgccccttgtgcCCCATGAGCcatcagtgcagggagctgggatgGCCCCAGTGACACCCCCAGAGTCCTGGGGAGAGACCCTGAGCTACAGCGTGAGCACCAGGGACTGACTGGCTCAGGGGCaggcaatggggcaggggcctgtcccctctgggtgGCGCTGGCTccgatccggccccagggcagggactggctggctcggggggcagggaatgggacccaCTAACCCCTGTCTCCCCAGTGCCCCCTGAGGTGACCGTGTTCCCTGAAGACCCCATGGAGCTGGGGGAGCCCAACGTCCTGATCTGCTTCGTGGACAAGTTCTCCCCACCGGTGATCAGCGTGAAGTGGCTGAAGAACGGGCAGGAGGTAACGGGGGGCGTCTCCGAGACCGACTTCTACCCCCGCCAGGACAACTCTTTCCGCAAGTTCTCCTATCTGCCCTTCCTCCCCAGCGAGGGCGACTTCTACGACTGCCGGGTGGAGCACGGGGGGCTGCCCGAGCCCTTCACAAAgcactggggtgaggctggggaccccactgggcacagggctgggagccaggactcctgggttctatcccagctctgggagggaaggtggGAACAGCCCCCCTCACTCCATGCCCTGTCCCTCTCTCCAGAAGCCCAAGTGCCCACCCCCGTCCCCGAGACCACAGAGACCCTGGTGTGCGCCCTGGGCCTGGCTGTGGGCATCGTCGGCATCATCGCGGGCACCATCCTCATCATCAAGGGGATGAAGATGAACGCCGCCCGCAACCCGCGGGGCCCCTTGTGAGTAgccgctgcccccagcccctgggcccagccagcaccccctggggagacccccccacccGCTGTTCTCTCCCAGCCAGCCCACAGCCCCGCAGCCCACGCAGCACCCACtggggagacccccccacccGCTGTTCTCTCCCAGCCagccacagccctgcagcccacccAGCACCCCATGTCAATGGGAGACTCCTTGGGGTGC from Gopherus flavomarginatus isolate rGopFla2 chromosome 12, rGopFla2.mat.asm, whole genome shotgun sequence includes the following:
- the LOC127032759 gene encoding HLA class II histocompatibility antigen, DR alpha chain-like isoform X5 is translated as MCPPGPLVLPALHPAQCRGEEMGAGRGVPMAQLALLTLLALPGARAVTAENMLSQVAFYQRTDPAQREAGEFMFEFDQDEIFHVDLERKETVWRLPDFGKFTSFEAQGALGNMAVLKKNLEIMIQRSNRTRAQTVPPEVTVFPEDPMELGEPNVLICFVDKFSPPVISVKWLKNGQEVTGGVSETDFYPRQDNSFRKFSYLPFLPSEGDFYDCRVEHGGLPEPFTKHWEAQVPTPVPETTETLVCALGLAVGIVGIIAGTILIIKGMKMNAARNPRGPL
- the LOC127032759 gene encoding HLA class II histocompatibility antigen, DR alpha chain-like isoform X6, with the translated sequence MCPPGPLVLPALHPAQCRGEEMGVGRGLPMAQLALLTLLALPGAGAVTAENMLSQVAFYQRTDPAQREAGEFMFEFDQDEIFHVDLERKETVWRLPDFGKFTSFEAQGALGNMAVLKKNLEIMIQRSNRTRAQTVPPEVTVFPEDPMELGEPNVLICFVDKFSPPVISVKWLKNGQEVTGGVSETDFYPRQDNSFRKFSYLPFLPSEGDFYDCRVEHGGLPEPFTKHWEAQVPTPVPETTETLVCALGLAVGIVGIIAGTILIIKGMKMNAARNPRGPL